CCGTCGCCGTCCACATCCGCCATGGCGCCCCCGGGGCCCATCATCTCGGCGAAGCGATAGGCGCCGGTCATAGCGTTGACGTGCTGAAAGTCGAAGCCGCTCTGCGGAGCGACTTCCCGGAAGAGACCGAGCTCCGGCTCGTCATCCCCTGCTCGTCCTTCTCCGGGACCGCCGCCGCCCTCGAGCCCAGCCTCGCCGCAGGCGGTGAGCAGAGCGAAGACTGCGCAGAGGATCGCCAGCCTCCCCGACAGGCTCACGGCGAGCCCTCCACCAGGACGCTGCGCCGCCCCTGTCGATAGCGTTCCGCATCCGCTTCGAGTCGGTCCGCCAGATCCGTCAGGCTTTCCCGCCGCGCCGCCGCCAGGAGCTGCTCCTGAAGCGCCAGAGCCTCGTCGTAGCGGCCGGCGGCGGCCAGGGCCAGGGCCAGGGTTTCCCCCCGCTCCAGGGTCTGGGACTCTTCCATCGCCGCCTGGGCCAGGGCCAAAGCTCGGCGGGCGTCTTCGCCGGAGACCTCACCGCTAGTGGCCAGCAGGCGGGCCAAAGCGTGGGCAAGGTGGACGTTGTTGGGCAAGGCCGAGATGGCCTCCTCGAGAGTGCGCCGAGCCTGAGCCCGCCGATCGCCGAGGGTCAGGGCGGTGACTTCTCCGAGCCAGGCCATGGTCTCCGATGGATTCTGCCGCCGCACCTCGGCAAAGAGCTCGGCGGCCTCGCCGTACTCCCCCCGTTCGCCCTGGAACGCCGCCAGCGCCAGCCGCGTGGCGTTGAGCTGAGGATTGAGCTCCAGCGCCCTCCGATAAGCCTCGACGGCGGCGGCATCCCGGCCGCGACCGCGCTCTACCTGAGCTTCGAGAGCGTAGACCCGAGCCCGGCCGGCGTCGTCCTGAGCTCTCGGCAGCGCTTCCTCCACGGCTCGCCGGGCCTCGTCGAGACGTCCGGCGCGAGCGAGAATGGCGGCCAGGGAGAGCCGAGCCTCCAGGCTTTCCGGCGCCTGCTCCACCGCTCGGCGAAGATCCTCTACCGCCTCGTCCCCCCGGCCGGCGGCGGCCCACAGCTCGGCCCGCCGATGACGGCTGAGCAGATCCTGAGGGCTGCGGGCGAGGAGAGCTTCGTATTGCTCCAAGGCCTGCTCCAGCTCTCCCCGGCGCTCGTGGAGCTCGGCAAGGGCGCGGCGGAAGTCGTCCTGCGAGCCGTCGAGCTCCACCGCCCGGCGCAGCTCCTGGAGGGCGCCGTCCAAATCGCCCATGCCCTGGTAGACCAGCCCCAGGTTGTAGTGCAGCACCGGGTTGTCGGGATCCAGTTCCTGAGCTCGCAGCAGCTGTTCCCGCGCCCCCTCGCCATCCCCCAGCCGCGCCAGCGCCGCCCCCAAGCTCTGGCGAGCGGCGGCGTTCCCCGGGTCCGCCTCGACGGCCCGGCGGTAGGACTCAGCGGCGGCTTCCAGATCCCCCGCCACCGTCGCCTGGCCACCGCGCTGGAGGTGCACTCCCGCCCCGGCGGCCTCCGAACGCGCCTCCGCCAGCCAAGGATCCGGGAGCGTGGTGGTGGTGGGCCCCCGAGCGCCCAGATGCTCCGCTGCCTTCTCCCCATCCCCCAGCTTGCGGTAGGCCTGGCCCAGGGGATAGTGCACCGCGGTGGCCGCCGGCTCCAGCTTCAGCGCTGCCTCCAACTGCTCCACCGCCGCCGCCGCATCGTCCCGAGCCAGCTCCGCCCGGCCCAGGCCGTAGCGTGCAGCGGCACTGTCGGCGTTCAGCTCTACCGCCTGACGAAAGCTCTCGGCGGCGGCCTGCGCATCCCCTGCCTGGAGCTGCGCCTCTCCGAGCTGGATCCATGCCGGCAGATAGTCCTGGCGCCGGGTCAGGACCGTCTGCAGCTGCTCCGCCGCCGCCTCCGTACGTCCCTGAGCCTTGTAGACGAGACCGAGAAAATACGCCCAGCGGGGCTCTGCCGGCGCTAGCTGGCGAGCGTTGCGGAAGGCCGCCGCGGCAGCCTCCAGGTGCTCATAGGTGTGGTAGGCGGCGCCCAACTCACCATAGGTCCGGGCCAGCCGGGCTGGCTCTGACTCGTTCTGCTCCAGCAGCTCGTCCACCGCCTGGCGGCGCTCCTTCAGCTGCTCTCGCACCGCCGGCTCCATGCGCTCCACCGCCGGCTCCGGCACGGGCTCCAGGCCGAGCTCCTCCATCGGGTCGCCGCCGCAGGCTGCGAGGGCCAGAGCCAAGAGCCAGAGGACGGAGAACCTCCAAACCTCAGAGAAAGTCGTGGGGCAAGAACTCACGAGCCACCCCCAGCAAGCTCATCCACGAGCTCCCCACTGCCTTGCTCGAGCACCGTGTAAGCGTCCAGCTCTGGCGCCCCGAAGCGTTCCCAAGAGCCGTCCGGCCAGCGCACCCGCACCTCCCGGACAGGGTTCTCATCGAGGCTCCCCAGGCCACTCCCCGGGCCGCTCCCCGGGCCGCTCCCAAGGCCGCTCCCAAGGCCAAAGTGCAGCCGCGGATCCCCGGCGCTAGCGTAGCTGCCGGCGGTGCTCACCCGCCGCCCCAAAACCACCCCGTCGGAGCGCACCATTTCCGCCCAGGCTCCCAGCGCGTCCCGCCCCGCAGCAGTGAGCAGGCGCAGTCCGATCCAGTGGGCGCCGTCCCCGCCGCGGTTCTCCAGCAGCCGCGCCGGTGCACCGTTGTCCACGACCACCACGTCCTCGTCGCCGTCGCCGTCGAGATCGCCGAAGGCGGCACCGCGGCCGACGGTGGGGGTGGTGAGGGCGGCGCCGGCTTGCTCCGTGACCTCCTCGAAGCGCCCCTCTCCCAGGTTGCGGTAGAGCTGATCCGGCTGACGCAGGGGCAGCACTTCCCCGGCCTGAACCTGCTCGGGAATCAGCTTGACCTCGCCGTTGACCACCAGCAGGTCCAGCAGGCCATCCAGGTCGTAGTCGAACCAGCCGGTGCCGAAGCCGGTGTTCTGCCAGCTCGGGGATGCCAGGCCGGTGCGGGTGGTGGCGTCCTCAAAGATGCCGGTGCCGTCGTTGAGGTAGAGGGTGTTGGTCTCCCGCGCCAGGTGCGCGATGAAGAGGTCCTCGTCGCCGTCGTTGTCGTAGTCCCCGGCATCCACCCCCATGCTCGCCTCAGGCTGGCCGTCGCCATTGACCGCCGCACCGCCCACCAGGCCGGTCTCCTCGAAGCTGCCATTGCCCCGATTCATCCACAGCTGGTTGGGCATCTGGTCGTTGGCCAGGTAGAGATCCAGCCAGCCGTCGCGGTCGAAATCCGCCGCCACCGCCCCGAGGGTGCTGCCGGGGTCTCTGCCGGGGCCGGCGTTGGCGGTGACGTCCTCGAAGGTGCCGTCCCCGCGGTTGCGCAGCAGCCGGTCGGGCTCCGGGCGGTAGGCCGCCGGGCCGCAATAATCCGGTGCGCCGGCGGCGTCCAGGCAAGTCTTGTGACCGGCGAGGGTGAAATCGACATAGTTGCCGACGTAGAGATCCAGCCAGCCGTCGCGGTCATAGTCGAAGAACAAGCCCACCAGGCTCCAGCGGTCGTCGTCCGCCCCGGCAGCGGCGGTGACATCCTCGAAGGTGCCGTCGCCGCGGTTGCGCAGCAGCGAGTTGGAGCCCAGGTTGGTGACATAGAGGTCGGTCCAACCGTCGTTGTCGAAGTCGCCGGTGGCGGCGCCCATGCCGTAGCCGCCGGAGAGCTCACCGGCCTCGGCGGTGACGTCGGTGAAGCGCAGCTCGCTGCCGGAATCGCTACGGGTGGAGTCGTTGCGGTAGAGCCGGTCGGTGAAAGGAGCGGGGTGCCGCGGCGGCAGCAGGAGCTCGCTCATGGGCAAATCCGCCGGCAGGGGACTTCCCTGAACCAGGTAGACGTCCAGGTCGCCATCGCCGTCGTAGTCCAGGAGGGCGGCGCCGGCGCCGGTCATCTCGGGAAAGTAGAGCTCGCCGCTCATGCCGTTGAAATGCACGAAGTCGAGCCCCGCCTCCGCCGCGCGGTCGACGAAGAGATCGTCGGCATCAGCCGACGGGGGGGCTGGGCGGGGGTCGGTGGCCTCCGGCGGCGCCTCGGCGCAGCCCGCCAGCACCCCGGCGAAGGCGGCGCACACAGCCCAGGCGAACAATGCCCGAGAAAGCGTCGGCAGCGGGGAGCTGGAAGGGGTTGGACGGAGCCGGTGACAACGGCGGCCGGACGGCCGGGTGCTCCTCTTCATGGTAGCCGAGGATGCTAGCACAGGGGGTCCCGGGAGCGGATCTCCAGGCCCCCTCTCCGCCACGGCGTCGACAGGTCTGGCCTGGCCGTTAGGATAAGCCGTCATGAACAATCTCACCTTTTCGATCCTGGCCCTCGGGGTCCTGGCCTTCGGGATCTTCTCGCAGCGCTTTCAGCGCGGCATCCTGACCCCACCCATCGCCTTCGTCGCTCTGGGACTGCTGATCAGCGACGTGGGACTCGGCCTGGGGCCCATCAGCGAAGGCCACGAGATGCTGCACCTGCTGGCAGAGCTGACCCTGGTGGTGATTCTGTTTACCGATGCGGTGCGCATCGATCTGAGCCTGCTACGCCGGGAGCACGATCTGCCGACCCGGCTGCTGGCGGTGGGCATGCCCCTGACGCTGGTCGCCGGCGCCGCGGTGGCAACGCTGCTCTTCCCCGACTGGAGCATCTGGGAAGCGGCCCTGCTGGCGGCGGTGCTGGCCCCCACCGACGCCGCTCTCGGCCAGGCGGTGGTGAGCAGTCCCAGGGTGCCGGTGAGAATTCGCCAGACGCTCAACGTGGAGAGCGGTCTCAACGACGGCATCGCCCTGCCGGTGGTTTTGATCTTCTTCTCCATCGCCTGCGCCACCAACGAAGTTCATACGGTGAGCTATTGGGTACGTTTCATCACCCTCCAGCTCACCGTGGGGCCGCTGGTGGGAGTGGCCTGCGGCTACGGCGGCGGCAAAGTTCTGGACCTGGCCCGCCGCCGGGGCTGGATGAGCAAGGTCTTCCAGGATCTCTCCGCCCTGGCCCTGGCCCTCCTCGCCTTCTCCGTCGCCGGGCTGCTGGGGGGCAACGGTTTCATCGCCGCCTTTTGCGCCGGCCTGACCCTGGGCAATGTCTCCCACTCGGGCCACGAGGTGGAGGAGTTCGCGGAGGCCGAGGGGCAGCTCCTCTCGCTGCTCATCTTCTCCGCCTTCGGAGCCCTGATGGTGCCCGAAGCGCTGCGCGACCTGAGCTGGCGGGCGGTGCTCTACGCCATCCTCAGCCTGACCGTCATCCGCATGGTGCCGGTCGCCCTGGCGCTTCTGGGCAAAGGCCTCAAGCCGGCGACGGTGGGTTTCCTAGGGTGGTTCGGGCCGCGGGGTATCGCCTCCATCCTCTTCGCCCTCTTGGTGCTCGAAGGAATGGGCCAGAACAACCACGGCGAGGTGGTGACGGTGGTGATGCTGACGGTGCTGCTGAGCGTGGTCGCCCACGGCGTCAGCGCCTCGCCCCTGGCCGCCTGGTACGCGCGAGCGGCGGAGGCCGACGGCGAAGAACCAGCGATGAGGGAGGAGCTGCGACAGGTCACCGAAATGCCCCTGCGTCTGCGCCACCGTTCGGACTAGCGCGTACAATCAGCCCCCATGGGACGAGCCAAGAAGAATTCCGCCGACCGCCGCGGTGCCGCCAGAGCTGCCGTTTCGACCAGCCCTTCCCCCGGTAGCGCCTCCAGGGCGCCCGTCTGGGCGTTGATCCTGGTCCTGCTCCTGGCCGCAGCAGTGCCCTACCTCCAAACCCTCGATCACGACTTCATCAAGCTCGATGACGACCAATACGTCACCGCCAACGCCATGGTGCGCCAGGGCCTGAGCGGTGAGGGCGTCGCCTGGGCCTTCACCAGCTTCGAGGCTGCCAACTGGCATCCCCTGACCTGGCTCAGTCACATGCTCGACGTCGAGCTCTTCGGCTTAGACGCCGGCGCCCACCACGGGGTCAGCGTCCTGCTCCACGCCCTCAACACCTTGCTCCTCTTCTGGGTCTTCCTACGGCTCTTCGGTCATCGCTGGGCAGCGTTCCTCATCGCCGCTCTCTTCGCCCTCCACCCCACCCACGTGGAGTCCGTGGCCTGGGTGTCGGAGCGCAAGGATGTGCTGAGCACCGCCTTTTGGCTGCTCACCCTCCTCGCCTATTTGCGCTGGGTGGAGCGGCCCTCGGCGGGGCGCTATGGGGCCTTGCTCGCAGCCTTCGCCCTGGGGCTGATGGCCAAACCCATGCTGGTCACCCTGCCCTTCGTGTTGCTCCTCCTCGACGCTTGGCCGCTACGGCGGCTGCGGGGCTTCGAGACGGCAGGCGAAGCGGTGCTTCCCGGTCCGGCGTCCAAGGAGGCGCTGGAAAACAAATCCCTCTGGGGTCTGGTGTTGGAAAAGCTCCCCCTCTTCGCCCTCACCGCCGCCTCCTCCGCCATCACCCTGGCAGCGCAACGGGCCGGCGGAGCGGTGGAGAGCTTCGAAGCCCTGGGACTTTGGGGCCGCCTTTCCAACGCCGCCGTGGGGTATTTGCGCTACCTGGGCAAGCTTTTCTGGCCTCAGGATCTCTCCCTCTACTACCCCCTCCACGAAGTGCCGCCGGTGTGGCAGGCGCTACTGGCTCTGGTACTGCTGGCGGCGGTCACCGCCGGCGCCTGGTTGTGGCGCCGGCAGCGGCCGTGGCTGGCCCTGGGCTGGCTGTGGTTCCTGGGCACCCTGGTGCCGGTGGTCGGACTGGTGCAGGTGGGCGGCCAGGCCATCGCCGACCGCTACACCTACGTGCCGTCCATCGGTCTGGGGATCCTGCTGGCCGGCGCTCTGACGGAGCTGGCGGCTCGCAGGCCGCCGCTGCGCCCGGCGGTGCTGGCCGGGTGCGCCATCGTGCTGGCGGTGCTGGGGTGGCTGACCTTCCTCCAGGCGGCCTATTGGGAGAACACCTTCACTCTCTTCGAGCGCTCCATCGCGGTGACCGAGGACAATTACCTGCTGCAGAACAATCTCGGCGCCGCCTACACCGAACGCGGCCAGCCGGAGAAGGCGGTGCCGCTCCTCGAAGCGGCGGTGGCAACCCGGCCGGCGTACAGCGAAGCCCACAACAATCTGGGCCTCGCCCAGCTGCGCCGCGGTCAGCCGGAGAAGGCGGCGGCAAGCTACCGCCGAGCCCTGGAGCTGGAGCCCCGGCGCACTCAGGTCGCCATCAATCTGGGGGAAGCCCTGGCTGCGGCGGGGCAGCTCGACGAAGCGACGGCGGTGCTGCGTAGGGCTGTCGAAGAGGGCGGCGGCGCCCAGGCCCACAACAATCTGGGCAGCACTCTGGCCC
This window of the Acidobacteriota bacterium genome carries:
- a CDS encoding tetratricopeptide repeat protein; translation: MSSCPTTFSEVWRFSVLWLLALALAACGGDPMEELGLEPVPEPAVERMEPAVREQLKERRQAVDELLEQNESEPARLARTYGELGAAYHTYEHLEAAAAAFRNARQLAPAEPRWAYFLGLVYKAQGRTEAAAEQLQTVLTRRQDYLPAWIQLGEAQLQAGDAQAAAESFRQAVELNADSAAARYGLGRAELARDDAAAAVEQLEAALKLEPAATAVHYPLGQAYRKLGDGEKAAEHLGARGPTTTTLPDPWLAEARSEAAGAGVHLQRGGQATVAGDLEAAAESYRRAVEADPGNAAARQSLGAALARLGDGEGAREQLLRAQELDPDNPVLHYNLGLVYQGMGDLDGALQELRRAVELDGSQDDFRRALAELHERRGELEQALEQYEALLARSPQDLLSRHRRAELWAAAGRGDEAVEDLRRAVEQAPESLEARLSLAAILARAGRLDEARRAVEEALPRAQDDAGRARVYALEAQVERGRGRDAAAVEAYRRALELNPQLNATRLALAAFQGERGEYGEAAELFAEVRRQNPSETMAWLGEVTALTLGDRRAQARRTLEEAISALPNNVHLAHALARLLATSGEVSGEDARRALALAQAAMEESQTLERGETLALALAAAGRYDEALALQEQLLAAARRESLTDLADRLEADAERYRQGRRSVLVEGSP
- a CDS encoding tetratricopeptide repeat protein — encoded protein: MGRAKKNSADRRGAARAAVSTSPSPGSASRAPVWALILVLLLAAAVPYLQTLDHDFIKLDDDQYVTANAMVRQGLSGEGVAWAFTSFEAANWHPLTWLSHMLDVELFGLDAGAHHGVSVLLHALNTLLLFWVFLRLFGHRWAAFLIAALFALHPTHVESVAWVSERKDVLSTAFWLLTLLAYLRWVERPSAGRYGALLAAFALGLMAKPMLVTLPFVLLLLDAWPLRRLRGFETAGEAVLPGPASKEALENKSLWGLVLEKLPLFALTAASSAITLAAQRAGGAVESFEALGLWGRLSNAAVGYLRYLGKLFWPQDLSLYYPLHEVPPVWQALLALVLLAAVTAGAWLWRRQRPWLALGWLWFLGTLVPVVGLVQVGGQAIADRYTYVPSIGLGILLAGALTELAARRPPLRPAVLAGCAIVLAVLGWLTFLQAAYWENTFTLFERSIAVTEDNYLLQNNLGAAYTERGQPEKAVPLLEAAVATRPAYSEAHNNLGLAQLRRGQPEKAAASYRRALELEPRRTQVAINLGEALAAAGQLDEATAVLRRAVEEGGGAQAHNNLGSTLAQSGNLAAALEQYRRALELDPDYASAHANRAQVLAAQGRLDEAAAAFRRSVELDPDNPQTLTNYATVLADLGQVGDAVTLLRRAVRLAPGLPQARFFLGLGLLSTGDRNGAIEQYQALTQLAPGMAEQLGREIQAAGP
- a CDS encoding CRTAC1 family protein, which translates into the protein MFAWAVCAAFAGVLAGCAEAPPEATDPRPAPPSADADDLFVDRAAEAGLDFVHFNGMSGELYFPEMTGAGAALLDYDGDGDLDVYLVQGSPLPADLPMSELLLPPRHPAPFTDRLYRNDSTRSDSGSELRFTDVTAEAGELSGGYGMGAATGDFDNDGWTDLYVTNLGSNSLLRNRGDGTFEDVTAAAGADDDRWSLVGLFFDYDRDGWLDLYVGNYVDFTLAGHKTCLDAAGAPDYCGPAAYRPEPDRLLRNRGDGTFEDVTANAGPGRDPGSTLGAVAADFDRDGWLDLYLANDQMPNQLWMNRGNGSFEETGLVGGAAVNGDGQPEASMGVDAGDYDNDGDEDLFIAHLARETNTLYLNDGTGIFEDATTRTGLASPSWQNTGFGTGWFDYDLDGLLDLLVVNGEVKLIPEQVQAGEVLPLRQPDQLYRNLGEGRFEEVTEQAGAALTTPTVGRGAAFGDLDGDGDEDVVVVDNGAPARLLENRGGDGAHWIGLRLLTAAGRDALGAWAEMVRSDGVVLGRRVSTAGSYASAGDPRLHFGLGSGLGSGPGSGPGSGLGSLDENPVREVRVRWPDGSWERFGAPELDAYTVLEQGSGELVDELAGGGS
- a CDS encoding cation:proton antiporter encodes the protein MNNLTFSILALGVLAFGIFSQRFQRGILTPPIAFVALGLLISDVGLGLGPISEGHEMLHLLAELTLVVILFTDAVRIDLSLLRREHDLPTRLLAVGMPLTLVAGAAVATLLFPDWSIWEAALLAAVLAPTDAALGQAVVSSPRVPVRIRQTLNVESGLNDGIALPVVLIFFSIACATNEVHTVSYWVRFITLQLTVGPLVGVACGYGGGKVLDLARRRGWMSKVFQDLSALALALLAFSVAGLLGGNGFIAAFCAGLTLGNVSHSGHEVEEFAEAEGQLLSLLIFSAFGALMVPEALRDLSWRAVLYAILSLTVIRMVPVALALLGKGLKPATVGFLGWFGPRGIASILFALLVLEGMGQNNHGEVVTVVMLTVLLSVVAHGVSASPLAAWYARAAEADGEEPAMREELRQVTEMPLRLRHRSD